The DNA region GGGTGCGCTAGCATCCTCCTTGCCAGTTTTGATCCACCTGTCCCTGTCCCGGAGAAGCTCTTGCCGTCCCTATGGCGCCTGCTCGCGCCGATCTTTGGCTTGATGGGTGCACGACTTGCTGGAGCGGCGTTTGGCTTTCTCAGCCAGTTGGCTTTGGCTCGGGCGTTCCCGCCATATCAGGTGGGCGTTGCCTTTCTCGCCATCAGCGTCACCACCTTTGTCAGCCTCCTTGTCACCGGTGGGTACCACACCATCGGTCTTGCCTACCTGGCTCGCTTCCAGGCCTGGGGACGAACACGCCTGACCTCGGCGTTCCTCAGTGCTTCCCTACGGGACATGGCTATTCTGTGGTGTCTAGCGGGCATCCTTGCCGGTAGCCTCTGGTTCCTACCTGCTGACCGTGGCATGGCGGCTGCGGGCTTCTGGGGTACGCTCGCTGCGATCCCGCTCAGCCTCATCCGCCTCAACAACAGCATGGCCAATGCGCAGCGGCGCTTTGCGCTGTCCTATGTGCCGGACTTCGTGGTTCGTCCGGCGCTGCTGCTCGGCCTCATCCTTATCCTCGTAGCAATCGGCGCGCGCCAGTCTGCCCTGCCGCTGCTGATTGCCTTGCCCGTGATTGCCCTGGCCGTCGCCATTGGGCAGGGCTTGCTCATGGGTCCAGACAATGTCCTGAGGCGTTGGCACTTCCAAGGAGCCGATTTGCGCCGGAAATACCGTCCCCGCGCCATCGCCATGCTGGCCGTGACGATCGTATCGGGAGCCACTGCGGATCTCGTGGTGCTCGTCGCCGGCTTTCTCTTACCGCCCGAGGAGGTGGCTGTTTTGGGGGTGGCCATTCGCATAGCGGCACTGGTGGGTTTCTTCGCATTGGCTTCGCAACAATTCGTGCTTCGGGACCTTGTTGCGGCCCGCAGCAGCGGCGATCCACTCGTCCTCAATCAGCTTCTGCTACGGACCAACCTTGCAGGGGCCGGCACGATGGCTGTTGCTGTTTTGGCAGCCCTGCTGCTCGGCCATCTTGTTTTGGCGCTCTTTGGCGAAACCTATGAAGATGCCTATCTGCCCATGGTCATCTTCCTGATCAGCCAAGCGGTCCGCGTCATGGGCGGGTTGAATGCACAACTGCTTGCCCTGGGTGGACATCAAATCCGCAGTGCCGCCATCTGTTTGGCCGCGCTGGGCGTGCTGGTGGTCGGCTCGCTGGTGCTGACGCCAATTTGGGGCGCTCTCGGCATAGCGGTAGCGACCCTTGCAGCCGAGATATTCTGGGCACTGCGGCTGGCAGGTCTCACGCAGCGCTTGGAGGGCCGGCGCGCCGATCTGTTCTTTGGATGGACGCGACATCATTTGTTAATTCCGCGGCGCTAGGAAATTGGAGGTGGCGACCCATACTCTCCTTGGTGGCCAAGGCAGGCTGAGCGTGTACTTCAACTTCCCTTGCCGGCTGGCTCCAAGCAGCCGGTTGCTGCTGGACGATCGCCCATGAGCGGCAATTCCAAACTTCGGGGCGTACTCATCCTGGGTGGCAGCTATGGGGCTCTGGCTGTCGCGCGCAGCGTCGGCCGGCACGGCATTGCCGCAGCCTATCTGGGCGAGCGCTACTCCGTCGCCCACTCGTCCCGCTATATCGGGCATGCATCGCCCTGGGAGAGCAGCAACGAACCCGACCCGCTAGAGAAGCTTCTCGGTTTCGCTGATGAGCATCAGCTGGATGGCTGGTTGCTTCTGCCCTGCGCAGATTTCGAAGTGCAGTTCATCGCCAAGAACCACGCGCGGCTCGCTGAGCGCTTCCAACTCGTCACCATGGACTGGTCAGCCTTGGAGCCACTCAACGACAAGTCGGCACTTTATCGGCTCGCCGGAACTATCGGCATTGGGCACCCGCAAGTCTACGAGGCGGGCATCCCACCGGCGGATATTGCGTTCCCGGTGGTGCTCAAACCCATCTCAACCGAGGCCCCAAATCCGTTGACGCGCGCCAAGGGATGGCGTGCGGAAAATGCGACAGACTTCGCAATGAAGCTGGCGCGGGCCGAGAGCTATGTTGGGCGGCGCGGGCTCGTTGTGCAGCAGTTGATCCCCGGCTCGGGCGACGCGCAGCTTTCCTATGCAGCACTCTGGGACAATGGCTGCGAAGTGTGCAGCGTGACGGCGCGTCGCTCGCGGCAATACCCCCTGGGCTTTGGTACTAGCCCCTTTGTCGAGAGCGTCGAAATACCGGACGTGAGCAACGAAGCGCGTCGCCTTCTTGGGGCCGTCGGCTATCATGGTCTCGTCGAGGTCGAGTTCAAGCGCGATCCGCGCGACGGTTCCCTCAAGCTGCTTGACGTCAACACTCGTGTCTGGGCATGGATCGGGCTGGGTGAGGCGATGGGAGTGGATTTCCCCTATCTAGCCGCGCTGGTCGCCGCCGGCGAACCAGTGCCGGCGCTCCACCCGCCCCGCTACGGACCCGTGTGGCGACGGCCCATTCCCAATGCCCTTTCGGTGCTCCACAGCGTCCTGCAAGACGGCCAACCCGGCTATGCTGCGGGGCGGTCCGTTTTTGCCCGCGCCCATTCGGCCGTTTTTTGCTGGGACGATCTCCGCCCCGTCTTCGCGGAACTGCCCACCCAGATCATGCGCGCCGTTGGAGCCTTCCTCAGCCGCTGACCTAATGCCGGAAGTGGCGCATGCCGGTCATCACCATGGCAATGCCGGCCTTGTTTGCCGCCGCGATCACCTCTTCGTCGCGCATCGAGCCACCGGGCTGCACCACCGCTGTGGCGCCGGCCGCAACCAACGCCTCCAAACCATCGGCAAAGGGAAAGAAGGCGTCCGACGCGGCGACCGAGCCTTGTGTGAGTGCACCCTCTATGCCTGCCGCCTTGGCAGCATCGATCGACTTGCGGTGGGCGGTCAGCGCCGAATCCACCCGGCTCATCTGCCCGGCACCGATGCCCACCGTTGCGCCATCCTTGACGTAAACGATGGCGTTCGATTTCACGTGCTTTGCCACCTTGGCTGCAACCCTTATGTCGCGCATCTGTGCATCAGTGGGGGCACGTTCCGTTACCACTTTGACCTCGCAATCATCGACATTGCGGTTGTCGCGTGACTGCACGAGCAGGCCACCCGAAACCGACTTCACCAACAGCCCTTCGGCCTTGGAATCGGCAAGGCCGCCGGTGAGCAAAAGGCGCAAATTCTTTTTTGCTGCAATGATTTGCTGGGCTTCCTCGGTGGCCGAGGGAGCAACGATCACCTCGGTGAAAACCTTGACGATCTCGGTCGCGGTCGCGGCGTCGATCTCCCGGTTGGTCGCGACAATGCCCCCGAACGCCGAGACCGGGTCGGTGCGCAGCGCATTTCGGTAAGCCGTTGTAAGATCATCAGAAACTGCAACGCCACAGGGGTTGGCATGCTTGATGATGGCGACTGCCGCCACCTCGGCCGGGTCGAACTCCGAGACCAGCTCAAAAGCGGCATCGGTGTCGTTTATGTTGTTGT from Devosia sp. RR2S18 includes:
- a CDS encoding lipopolysaccharide biosynthesis protein, with the protein product MPSLWRLLAPIFGLMGARLAGAAFGFLSQLALARAFPPYQVGVAFLAISVTTFVSLLVTGGYHTIGLAYLARFQAWGRTRLTSAFLSASLRDMAILWCLAGILAGSLWFLPADRGMAAAGFWGTLAAIPLSLIRLNNSMANAQRRFALSYVPDFVVRPALLLGLILILVAIGARQSALPLLIALPVIALAVAIGQGLLMGPDNVLRRWHFQGADLRRKYRPRAIAMLAVTIVSGATADLVVLVAGFLLPPEEVAVLGVAIRIAALVGFFALASQQFVLRDLVAARSSGDPLVLNQLLLRTNLAGAGTMAVAVLAALLLGHLVLALFGETYEDAYLPMVIFLISQAVRVMGGLNAQLLALGGHQIRSAAICLAALGVLVVGSLVLTPIWGALGIAVATLAAEIFWALRLAGLTQRLEGRRADLFFGWTRHHLLIPRR
- a CDS encoding ATP-grasp domain-containing protein yields the protein MSGNSKLRGVLILGGSYGALAVARSVGRHGIAAAYLGERYSVAHSSRYIGHASPWESSNEPDPLEKLLGFADEHQLDGWLLLPCADFEVQFIAKNHARLAERFQLVTMDWSALEPLNDKSALYRLAGTIGIGHPQVYEAGIPPADIAFPVVLKPISTEAPNPLTRAKGWRAENATDFAMKLARAESYVGRRGLVVQQLIPGSGDAQLSYAALWDNGCEVCSVTARRSRQYPLGFGTSPFVESVEIPDVSNEARRLLGAVGYHGLVEVEFKRDPRDGSLKLLDVNTRVWAWIGLGEAMGVDFPYLAALVAAGEPVPALHPPRYGPVWRRPIPNALSVLHSVLQDGQPGYAAGRSVFARAHSAVFCWDDLRPVFAELPTQIMRAVGAFLSR
- the purH gene encoding bifunctional phosphoribosylaminoimidazolecarboxamide formyltransferase/IMP cyclohydrolase; its protein translation is MSKTVKVGRALLSVFDKSGMADFARGLAETGVELVSTGGTHKLIRDAGLPVREISDLTDFPEMMDGRVKTLHPKVHGGLLAVRDKAEHAQAMSTHEIGAIDLVAVNLYPFEKTVASGASYDDIIENIDIGGPAMVRSAAKNHAYVTVVVDPDDYPAVLEAIRSQGGVPYALRQRLAAKAYARTAAYDSAISNWFARAIDYPEVGYRSFAGSLREVMRYGENPHQWAAFYGNGDARPGVATATQVQGKTLSYNNINDTDAAFELVSEFDPAEVAAVAIIKHANPCGVAVSDDLTTAYRNALRTDPVSAFGGIVATNREIDAATATEIVKVFTEVIVAPSATEEAQQIIAAKKNLRLLLTGGLADSKAEGLLVKSVSGGLLVQSRDNRNVDDCEVKVVTERAPTDAQMRDIRVAAKVAKHVKSNAIVYVKDGATVGIGAGQMSRVDSALTAHRKSIDAAKAAGIEGALTQGSVAASDAFFPFADGLEALVAAGATAVVQPGGSMRDEEVIAAANKAGIAMVMTGMRHFRH